The segment GTTTAAGGATGGATCATAACACGTTGACTGGAACTATACCTCGAGAGATTATGCAAATTTCACCTCTTGTTTTTCTAACCATGTCAAACAATTATTTGACTGGCTCTTTACCAAAAGATGTTGGAAGCCTTGAACATCTTGGTACACTGTCTGTTgcatataataaattatcaGGGGAACTGCCACAGACTTTGGGGAAGTGTCTCTTGATGGAACAACTTTATCTGCAAGTGAATTCTTTTGATGGAACCATTCCAGACATAAGTGGGTTGGTGGGTGTTAAAGAGGTTGATTTCTCCAACAATAATCTCTCCGGAAGTATACCAAGATATTTGGCAAACTTTAACTCGTTGGAGCATCTCAATCTATCTATTAACAACTTTGAGGGAAAAGTGCCAACAGAAGGAAAGTTCAAGAATGCTACTATTGTTTCAGTATTTGGAAACAAAAACCTATGTGGAGGCGTCTTGGAATTGAAACTAAGTTCATGCTTATCACAAGAACTTGAGAAAAGGGCGAAACACTCATCTCTTTCAAAAAAAGTTGTGATTGGAGTATGCATAGGTGgatctatatttataatattgttcATAGCTTCAGTTTCTCTTTGTTGGTTCAAAAACAGaaagaagaacaaaacaaaTGCAGCAACTCCGTCCACCTTTGGGACTTTCCTTGAACAAATAAGCTATGGAGATCTTCGAAACGCAACAGATGGTTTCTCTTCAAGTAGTTTGATTGGGTCAGGCAGCTTTGGTGCAGTGTTTAAAGCATTGCTTCCAGCACAAAACAAGGTTGTTGCAGTGAAAGTTTTAAACATGCAGCGACGTGGAGCAATGAAGAGCTTTATGGCAGAATGTGAATCCTTGAAAGACGTAAGGCATCGTAATCTTGTGAAACTGTTGACAGCTTGTTCAAGTATTGATTACCAAGGAAATCAATTCAGAGCTCTGATCTATGAGTTCATGCCAAATGGAAGCTTGGATATGTGGTTGCATCCGGAAGAAGTGGAAGAGATTCATAGGCCATCAAGAAATTTGACACTTCTTGAAAGGCTTCGCATAGCGATAGATGTTGCTTCTGTTCTGGATTATCTTCATGTTCATTGTCATGAAGCTATAGTTCATTGTGATCTTAAGCCAAGCAACGTCCTTCTAGACAATGATCTAACTGCGCATGTTAGTGACTTTGGTCTAGCTCGGATCCTCCTTAAATTGGACCAGGAATACTTTCTCAATCAACTCAGCTCTGCTGGAGTCAGAGGAACCATCGGCTATGCTGCACCAGGTAAAACTATTCCATGTCTgtaatgttttaattattaaaaaatattataaattccTTGATTGCTATTATTTTTGATTATATGAATTATGGTACAGAATATGGACTAGGAGGGCAGATATCAACACACGGAGATGTGTATAGCTTTGGGATTCTTGTTCTGGAAATGTTCAGTGGGAAACGACCAACCAATGAGGTGTTCGGAGAAAACTTTACCCTATGTAGCTATGTCAAATCTGCATTGCCAGAGCGAGTATTGGAAGTTGCAGATGAATTTATTCTTCACAGCGGCCTTAGAATCGGCTTCCCTGCAGCCAAGTGCTTGACACTGGTTTTTGAGGTGGGACTGAGGTGTTGTGAAGAATCTCCAATGAGCCGGTTGGCAATGAGTGAGGCTGTAAAAGAATTGATCTCAATCAGAGAGAGTTTCTTCAGATCCAGAAGAAGAGCTGGGCGTTGAGGTGTTTGTCCTTCCCTCCACAAACTTGAAGACTTATTTGATATAATTGTCTTATGCATATTATGCTTGAAGGTTTTGAATGTATGCTATCTTGCTGTGTAATTTGCTGACAGTGGACGAATGTTGTttgacaagtttttttttttttttaaatttcttgcATTTCACATTCAGCTGTGTTTCAAAATACAAAGTAAAGAACCGTATTTTTACAACAAAGGCCGAGACATTCTCTTAAATACAGATAAGAACCATCTCAAGACCAATATATTCGTGGTTACATGATTACAATAACaaccaaaataaacaaaaacaaaaagtaaataaaaattatttactcATTTGCCATAATAGTGTTAAGACTTGGCTTCTTGTATCTCCTAAGAAGCAAAGAAGAGCAAACTACACTAACCGAAGAGAGTGCCATGCATGCTCCGGCGGCCCATGGCGGCAGTTGCACTCGCAAAAGCGGGAAGAACACTCCTGCTGCTATCGGGATCGACACTACGTTGTAAGCCATGGCGAAAACGTAATTCATTCGGATTCTTGTTAAAGTTTTCCTTGAGAGATCGATGGCTATAATAACATCTTCCAAGTTGTTTCTCATCAGAACGTAATCCGCTGCTTCTATCGCTACATCAGTCCCCGCACCGATTGCCATTCCCACGTCAGCAGCGGCTAGAGCCGGCGAGTCATTGATTCCATCTCCAACCATCCCCACCGTGCTTCCGTCTTTTTGCAGTGAACGGACCACTTCTGCTTTCCCTGCTGGCATTACTTCCGCTCTCACGTCTTCGATACCAACCTACTCATGccacatacaaaaaaaaaagctaaccGAGATATAAAACTACaataaccaaaccaaacagGAGCCAACCCACAAAGAAATGAAATGATTCTAACCTCTTTAGCCACTGCTCTTGCTGTTCTCCAGTTATCACCGGTAACCATTATGGATCGAACGCCCATTCTACGGAGAAGCTCCACGACCATAGGGGCTTCTCTCTTTAGTGGATCAGCGATTCCCATCACGCCAACTAGTTCGCTGTTATAGGCTACAATAACTCCCGTCCTTGCGCTTTCTTCAAGCTCCCCAACAAACTTGTCAACGTGGTCGGGGATGGTTATGGAGTTCTCCGACATAAGTTTACGGTTTCCCACCTAAcccaagaaaaaatattttctttcagTTAATTAACACATAAACAAAAGCAAAAGAATTTGAGCTCTTAGTCATGTACCTACATCTTATAGGACTTGGTCCAAACCATATATTatatcaacttttttttttggtgttccAGAAAAGGAAGTTGATATGATATATGGTTTAGACCAGTCCCATAAGATGTACATGACTAAAAGCTCAAAACCCTCCTACgcgttaaagaaaaaaatatctctATTAATCCAAACCAGAATCATCCTGTTGTTGACTAAGCACTGAATCCCTTTTCCGGGAAGAGCAGAGAAATCTGATGTATCGAGTAACCATCCAGAGTTTTGAGACTCTCTGCCGTCTTCAGCTGATTCATCAGTGGAGTGGAACTGGCTAGCGTAGTCCACTATAGCTTTTGCCAAGGGATGTTCACTGCTAGCCTAAGGAAATCAAGAGACACAAGTGAAATGATGTTAAATTGTTAATGAATAAAAGTCTCACGTAGTTGACGATGAAATTAACTATTCACTGAGAAACTAAGAAGCTAGTAAAGAAGATTTAACTTACCTCAGCAGAAGCAACAAGTGTAAGGAATTCTCCACGGTCCATCTCTGAGAACACTTTTGCGGTTGTAACGGTAGCTTTCCCTTGAGTTAAAGTGCCTGTTTTGTCAAAGATTATATATTTCAGTTTGTGAGCTTTCTCCAATGCATCACCTCCTTTGATCAGTACACCATTGGTTGCACCAACTCCTGTTGCCACCATAACAGCGGTGGGTGTTGCCAAGCCAAGTGCACAAGGACAAGCAATTACGACAACAGATATTGAGAACATAAGCGAGAACACAAAGTGAGTTCCGTTTTCCGGTATCCATTCTTCTGGGTAACCTCCAACAGCTCCAGCAATTGACCTACAAAATCATTTGATTCTAGAAATGAGAACAAACTAAGAGAGATTGGTAAAAGCTAAGGTACTGAATCTCACCATCCCACTAAGGTGATCAACGACAAAGTAACCACTACCGGAACAAAGATACTTGCAACCTACACATGAGAAagacataatatattttatgctTGTTAATAATTATATCACAAACTAACAGATGACACAACTACTCACATAATCTGCAAATTGCTGGATAGGAGCTTTAGACATTTGTGCCGTCTCGACCAAACTTATGATCTGGCTTAGAACTGCATCAGATCCCACTTTTGTAGCTTTAATGTGAAGAGCACCATGCGTGTTAATAGTACCTCCGATTACTGGTGAACCAACCTCTTTAGAAACAGGAACTGATTCACCAGTCACCATACTTTCATTGACGTAACTTGAGCCCCACACAACAACACCATCTGCAGGGATCTTTCCACCAGGAACAACTTTTAATGAATCACCAGGCTGAATCAGCAATGCATCTATCTCCCTTTCCCCTACAAACTTCTCTCCTATAAAATAGAAGAaataaatggaaataaacattaaaaagttaaatactAAGTAAAGATAGGATTAGGACACGTAAATACTACCTTTGCCTTCAATTAGTAAAACCGCTGTTGCTGGAGTAAGTTGTACTAGTTTCTTCATAGCATCTGAAGTTTTCCCCTTTGCAAGAGATTCCAGATACTTTCCAAGTAAGACAAATGTAATCAACATAGCGCTTGCGTCAAAGTACGTTGGTGACCAAAACCCAGTGACCGCACCATATAAAAGAGCCCCAACAGAGTAGAAGTATGACGCGGACGTGCCCAGAGCGACCAGCACATCCATGTTAGTTGAACCATTTCGAAGAGCTCTCCATGCAGCAACGTAGAAGCGCTTACCAATAACAAACTGAATAATACTTACCAAGCCCCATTTAAACCAATCACTCATCATGAAAGGTCCACATCTCCATACCAGTACGTTATTCAAAGCAGCAATGTAGGGGCAGATTACTTGGATACAGAAGAGAGGAATCtggatcaaaaaaaaattgtattaaatgaCATAAGATAACAGATTTAAGACCAGTAAATTCCCGGACCGGCTCTAAGATTTTGGGTCCATAAACATTTACtaaaaactttaataaaaaaaattatataatttagagggttatatctatgtatataaaatttaaaataagtggatgttttactaaatttttgtCCAAATCCGGTCTTAGTGAATGCATCATAAATGGTGTGTCCATTAGCATATAAAAAACTCACAGCAAGAGAAAGACTGCAGATAAAACGACGAAACATTTTCGAAGCCTCTCCAGTATCTTTGGAAGTCAACCTTTCATAAGGGCTCATGACACGCAACTTGAACTTCCCGTAACCTTCTCCTTCAATATCATCAACCAACGTTCTCGAATTCACAACTTCCGGATCAAACACCACATCAAGCTCTCCTGATAAACTGTCAACGCGAAACTGTCTAACCCCGTTCAATCTGGTAAGTATACCTTCAAGAACCTGAGCGTCAAGCTCGTTTAGCACACCATCAACTCTTAAAAGGAGTTTGTCCTGCTGATTGCTCTGCACAAGGGACCCCTCGAAGCCAGCATCTTCGATCGCGGTTATAATATCATCTTTGTTGATTAGGTTAGGATCGTACTCAACTTCTCCTAACGATGTAGCTAAAGCAACCACTGCTCTTTTAACGCCAGGAAGGTCTTTTAGAATGCCTTCAACTGAGTTAACACAAGCTGCGCATGTCATGCCTCCAATAGTAAACTGTCCCACTAAAGTTGTCTTCGTCCCGGCAGTAACAGGATCTGCTAGAATCTCTGCCTCAAATCCGGCATCCTCTATAGCCTCTTTAATGTCCTCTTCCTacaacagaaaaataaaataaagatgaaATCGTCgagaaataaacaaaaatgaaaactattaattaaaagaataggCATGGGCTTCAGGTTGTTGGAGTTTGGATTGAGTTTTTGGGTTTTTGGATTTCGGATTTAGTCTCTAAGCCTTTTCGGATTATGTATATGTTCAGGTCAGATTTGGTTAAATTTAGTTAGATGTTATACTtcagtaaaatatatatattggttcTAATTTTTTATGAGCTCGGTTAATAATActtattttctgatatttttaaataaactatcaaaataatattaaactaagtatttaaattatttatttagaatTTGAATTTTTCGTATACTAGTTCAAATATTTCGATTTGCTATTTTAAGTTTTTCTAATATTCGAGTGTTTTGAATGTCCCCTTTCAACTTTGAGTTGGGTTCAATAATATCCATATCCGAAATACCTTCTTACAAAAtctattaatgtattttatagaTCTCAAATACGAAGTTAGGTTCAGGGTTCTGTTTGGATTTTGGGTTCACTTAAAAAGTGTTCATGCCTAAGAATGGAAacgattaatatttttttttgacaagaactaaaacaattaattaaaaagagagaaacCTTGATTAAATTAGGGTCGAAAACGACGTCGGCCCTGTTCTGTAGTAAAGCGACAGAGGCTTTGAAGACACCATTAACGCTCATCAAAGCTCCTTCGACGGCATTAGAACAAGCAGCACAAGTCATACCGGTTATTCCGACCTGAATCTTCTTCAAAACGGAATCTCCGCTTCCACCCTCTATCTTACTCAGAAAATGAGCGTTCTCTTCGTCGTCATCATAGGAATCAAGAAGACGAACTCCCTCCATCTCTTCGTTCTCCGCATCCGAAGAACCAAGGCTGTGTCCGGTGATCCGTGTAAGCTGTATATCTCGTCTACTCGGCGCCATTTTTACGTTTGTGAGATTCCGACGTCAAGCAGACGGAGAAAATGGATCAAATTGATGAAGAAGGTGAAAGAGGagagaacttcttccacgattGATGTTTGAATTTCTGAGactcatttgttttcttttaaagtataaaaaaaatagtattactTTTTTGTGAGatggagaaaaaaaacaatctatTTTTTTACTGGCAGAATCTATTTACCCAAGTGATATATATAGGATACCTTTTTGGTTTCGAGGAAAAATAAGGAAAATGAAGTGACGCACTCTACGATTGGGCTAAGACGGCTTTAATGTTTACATACCATTCTTATGATATATTCATAACTTTTGAACTATATATTATCACGAGAAGAGGACATCCtattttgttattataaatgaattCAGGTTATATGACTATGGAGTAATCATAGTTTCGTAAAAGCCGGATAAAACGAAGTTAATctgattttatttgttttataggATTAATTTGAGTTATTTACTTCGTATGGACAATTGATGAATGATGATGACTTGCACAACTTTGGGAGGTTTCTCACATGAGCGAATGTTTTAATTGTGGAAACGTGTAGTTGACGGCAACCCTAAACTAAACGCAAACAATGAGAAGAAAAGTGAAGTCGTTGAATCTGGCCAGAGGTAATTTTGTAATTCTGAGACCAATGATATTTAGTTGAACATAACTTCAGCCGGACTAAGGAGAGTTGGTTAGTGTTTGGGTGTCAATTTCTAAAGCATTTTAAATGTCAGAAGAGAATGGAACTTGCTAGACTGTTCAGAGTCTTTCAAACTTCTTTTCCCATAATGAATGCATCGTCCACCCTGTCTGTAGAAAATCCAGAGCAATACAACTGACGACTGATTGATATCGGTATTTAATAGTTCGGTAAGGCATACATGGCCAATATTAAGACGATTTTCTAACTGAAGCATTCTACAATCTACATTTTCTGGTATTACACAATCCAAACAAACCAGTTAGATCATTATAAAATAAGCTTCGTCATTCTCTTACACATGTTTTACAATCGAgaagaatttaaaaagataaaaatggtaaaagtcccAGTACATATACTGCTTCTTCACTGAGTTGCGTCATACCTACAAAACTTAATAGCCATTTAGTACCCACTTTGATCGCAAGGACCTAAACAAAGCAACACTGGTATATTTTCAATTGTAGACTTCAATCGTCACCTGGAGAAATATCAATCACCATCTTTATGGATTCTTCATTATCTTCTTGTTCTGTGTCGGTGTTTGGAGTTTCAGCCTCTGTGGGCTCACATTGCTTGTTTGAGGCATTCTCAGACTGTTGGTTCTCTTGCTTCACGTCCAAATGCTTATCGTCTGAATGAATCATAAGTTGATCAGCCTCATTTTTCTCACAAGTTTCTAAATCTGAGTCTCCATCCTCGTTGGTAGATTTAGGTTCAGAGATTTTGTGCTCTGGCGATACAGATCTTGACGTACCAGTGACTTCCTCTAGACTTGGCTTTGGTACTTCAGATGGTTCTGCTGCTACCACATAATCTTCTTGAGGAGCTTGAACTCTGATTGGCTCGGAGGAAGATGGTTCTGTGATGTTTAGGTTCTGATGTGGCAAATTGGCTTGAGAGGACCCAGAAGGTTCACCTGACAGCGATGGTGGAAGCAAAGGAGGAGTTGGTGGATTGCCTTGAGAGCTGCTTTCTGCTACATTGTGGCTGCTACTAGCAATGCCTGTAGTCATTTGGCTTGATGGACGTGATTTacgtttctttttctttctcagaCTGTGTCTTGGATCTCTTGGAACAGGAGGTGGCGGCTCTGGTATCACAAACGGTGGAATGGTAGTAGAATCTTTACCATATAAAACTCGGACTGATTGAGCTATAGCTGAGACGGTTGGAGGTAAGGTGGGTGGTTCAGGTGACTTTGCAGCGGGAACAGTCACAGCATCCCGTAACCAATGAGGTAACTTGTTCTCTGAAGAGCTAGTACCTCCCAATACGTCTTTCCCCATCGGATTGGAGAGATTCATCACTCGGTTTGGATCAAGGAGAGATGGATTGGCTGATCTTCCCAAGAACACATTGTTGCTTGAATCAAGCATTGGAGGTAACTGCATATCTAGAAACAAAGGCAGTTTTCCGCGCTTAATGGCATCACGTCTTTCATCAGTTCTCTGTGTGTTTAAGGAGCTTAAACTATCCAAACCCAGCGAACCTAAGTTTCCCATTCCAAGAGAGTTGAGTGGAAAAGGCTTGTCACTGGGAGTATTTGATGGTCCAGCAGAAGGATCACCAGAAAGGTCCAGAGGAGGAAAAGGCTCACTTCGCAATCCCAAGTGATTAGAGGACTCAAACAACGGAAGGGTAGATGCTAGATCGTTGAATCCGAGCTTTATGTCTGTGAGGTGGGACTGGAACCTTGGAGGAGTAGCATATTTAGTTCCATGTAAAGCCCGGTTCATTATACCTTGAGGAAGACCAGGAAACAAGGGAGTTTTGGTGGACTTATCTGTCCTGCTTGACTTAGATGGAAGAGAAGAAAGACTATCCAAGAATTTACGTTGCTCTTCTTCCCACCTCGCTGCCAAGTACTCTGGAGATTTGAATTTGGAAAATTTTAGCCTTGGATCTCTGAGAATTGTCTCCCAGTTTCCATACCCATGTCTGCGAATCCCAATCCAGAGAGAATCTAGTTCATCCTCGGACCATGCGTCTactcttgttttctttttctgcaAGTGCCCAAGTCCAGAGCCTGTTCTCAGCATTATGTTCTCAAGAACCTTTCGATGGTTCTCCGGAATAGATGAAAGAG is part of the Brassica rapa cultivar Chiifu-401-42 chromosome A09, CAAS_Brap_v3.01, whole genome shotgun sequence genome and harbors:
- the LOC103839158 gene encoding probable LRR receptor-like serine/threonine-protein kinase At3g47570, with protein sequence MFDFVICSSLGIPSLQNMRSMRLFLLLSFTALMLVEAYKFNDETDKQALLEFKSKVSEGRRSVLSSWNNSSPLCNWTGVKCGRKHKRVTGLDLGGLQLGGTISPSIGNLSFLTSLNLENNSFGGTIPQEVGNLFRIQHLLMSLNFLEGGIPTSLYNCSRLFEFELFSNSFTQDVPSELGSLTKLAYLELGKNNLKGKIPASLGNLTSLKYLSFGSNYIKGGIPNDISRLTQVLYLDLSMNHFSGVFPPGIYNLSLLESFNIFGNGFSGSLRPDFGNLLPNIRELYVGSNHLTGLIPTTLPNISNLQMLGMEFNSLTGSIPSSFGNVQYLQTLELNNNSLGSYSAGDLDFLGALTNCTQLDVLTVSENVLGGILPTSIANISIYVTELSLGWNLISGSIPHDIGNIINLQTLLLANNLLSGRLPASLGKLSNLGLLSVSSNRMSGEIPFSIGNITRLEKLYLDKNSFEGTIPPSLGNCSYMLRLRMDHNTLTGTIPREIMQISPLVFLTMSNNYLTGSLPKDVGSLEHLGTLSVAYNKLSGELPQTLGKCLLMEQLYLQVNSFDGTIPDISGLVGVKEVDFSNNNLSGSIPRYLANFNSLEHLNLSINNFEGKVPTEGKFKNATIVSVFGNKNLCGGVLELKLSSCLSQELEKRAKHSSLSKKVVIGVCIGGSIFIILFIASVSLCWFKNRKKNKTNAATPSTFGTFLEQISYGDLRNATDGFSSSSLIGSGSFGAVFKALLPAQNKVVAVKVLNMQRRGAMKSFMAECESLKDVRHRNLVKLLTACSSIDYQGNQFRALIYEFMPNGSLDMWLHPEEVEEIHRPSRNLTLLERLRIAIDVASVLDYLHVHCHEAIVHCDLKPSNVLLDNDLTAHVSDFGLARILLKLDQEYFLNQLSSAGVRGTIGYAAPEYGLGGQISTHGDVYSFGILVLEMFSGKRPTNEVFGENFTLCSYVKSALPERVLEVADEFILHSGLRIGFPAAKCLTLVFEVGLRCCEESPMSRLAMSEAVKELISIRESFFRSRRRAGR
- the LOC103839159 gene encoding copper-transporting ATPase RAN1, whose product is MAPSRRDIQLTRITGHSLGSSDAENEEMEGVRLLDSYDDDEENAHFLSKIEGGSGDSVLKKIQVGITGMTCAACSNAVEGALMSVNGVFKASVALLQNRADVVFDPNLIKEEDIKEAIEDAGFEAEILADPVTAGTKTTLVGQFTIGGMTCAACVNSVEGILKDLPGVKRAVVALATSLGEVEYDPNLINKDDIITAIEDAGFEGSLVQSNQQDKLLLRVDGVLNELDAQVLEGILTRLNGVRQFRVDSLSGELDVVFDPEVVNSRTLVDDIEGEGYGKFKLRVMSPYERLTSKDTGEASKMFRRFICSLSLAIPLFCIQVICPYIAALNNVLVWRCGPFMMSDWFKWGLVSIIQFVIGKRFYVAAWRALRNGSTNMDVLVALGTSASYFYSVGALLYGAVTGFWSPTYFDASAMLITFVLLGKYLESLAKGKTSDAMKKLVQLTPATAVLLIEGKGEKFVGEREIDALLIQPGDSLKVVPGGKIPADGVVVWGSSYVNESMVTGESVPVSKEVGSPVIGGTINTHGALHIKATKVGSDAVLSQIISLVETAQMSKAPIQQFADYVASIFVPVVVTLSLITLVGWSIAGAVGGYPEEWIPENGTHFVFSLMFSISVVVIACPCALGLATPTAVMVATGVGATNGVLIKGGDALEKAHKLKYIIFDKTGTLTQGKATVTTAKVFSEMDRGEFLTLVASAEASSEHPLAKAIVDYASQFHSTDESAEDGRESQNSGWLLDTSDFSALPGKGIQCLVNNRMILVGNRKLMSENSITIPDHVDKFVGELEESARTGVIVAYNSELVGVMGIADPLKREAPMVVELLRRMGVRSIMVTGDNWRTARAVAKEVGIEDVRAEVMPAGKAEVVRSLQKDGSTVGMVGDGINDSPALAAADVGMAIGAGTDVAIEAADYVLMRNNLEDVIIAIDLSRKTLTRIRMNYVFAMAYNVVSIPIAAGVFFPLLRVQLPPWAAGACMALSSVSVVCSSLLLRRYKKPSLNTIMANE